In Alphaproteobacteria bacterium US3C007, one genomic interval encodes:
- a CDS encoding ABC transporter permease — translation MLNFARFVITRAVMALITLIIVSLFVFLLMELVPGDCAERYLAFKNTQGSSIQIANELEAERQRLGLDRPFLERWSKWIVGAFQGEFGNSCILRVNIADLLGDKFLLSLGICLASLALAYAIAIPVGIIAAASNNPYLNNSLRIISYLGLAMPNFLLALMIMLFATVYFGETLTGLFSSQYRDAPWSWARFVDLLKHAWLPVFILGWSATAFALQTVRALMSDEIGKLYVTAATARGVHGRKLLWRYPARHALGPIINSLGFDLNRIFNELPIVALILVMTDAGKLLIDALARSNDQQLAGAIIFLLTASIVALNFFTDILLATIDPRVRKSIVR, via the coding sequence ATGCTAAACTTTGCGCGCTTCGTGATAACACGGGCCGTTATGGCGCTGATCACGCTAATAATAGTATCGCTCTTTGTGTTCTTACTGATGGAGTTGGTGCCAGGTGATTGTGCTGAACGCTATCTTGCCTTTAAGAATACCCAAGGGTCTTCGATCCAAATTGCCAATGAATTGGAGGCCGAAAGGCAGCGGCTTGGTCTCGACCGACCTTTCCTTGAACGTTGGAGCAAATGGATCGTTGGCGCCTTTCAGGGTGAGTTTGGGAATAGCTGTATCCTACGGGTGAATATCGCTGATCTTTTGGGCGATAAGTTTTTGCTATCGCTTGGCATCTGTCTTGCCTCGCTGGCTTTGGCCTATGCAATCGCAATTCCGGTGGGGATCATTGCTGCTGCATCCAACAATCCATATCTGAATAATTCTTTGCGTATCATTAGCTATCTTGGTCTTGCGATGCCAAACTTCTTGCTGGCTTTAATGATTATGCTCTTCGCCACGGTTTATTTTGGCGAAACGCTAACAGGACTGTTTTCTAGCCAATACCGCGATGCACCCTGGTCTTGGGCACGTTTTGTCGATCTTCTGAAACACGCATGGCTGCCCGTATTCATTCTGGGCTGGTCCGCAACCGCTTTTGCCCTGCAAACGGTGCGGGCTTTGATGTCAGATGAGATCGGGAAGCTTTACGTTACAGCTGCAACCGCGCGCGGCGTGCATGGCCGCAAGTTGCTCTGGAGATATCCGGCGCGTCATGCGCTTGGACCAATCATTAACTCGCTCGGGTTTGACCTGAACCGTATTTTCAATGAGTTGCCCATTGTTGCCTTGATTCTTGTGATGACCGATGCGGGTAAGCTTTTGATCGATGCCCTTGCGCGCTCAAATGACCAGCAGCTTGCTGGGGCGATTATTTTCCTATTAACCGCGTCTATAGTGGCGTTAAATTTTTTCACGGATATCTTGCTGGCAACCATCGACCCGCGTGTCCGCAAAAGCATCGTGAGGTGA
- a CDS encoding ABC transporter substrate-binding protein, with protein MKRLLLSGVAAIALPGMAFANCPAITVADMGGVAAGAYPQQYDLAEFEAAAGCTMALSGNPDAAALNARIQGNGALPALADRLPSEPLVMVPYDAVGRYGGQLDVLSNATEAGTSDFLSVRHVSLLRYSDDLQTIVPNVAKSFDWNDDFTQLTIKLREGHKWSDGAPFTSEDIVFYHDNLMLDKNIFETPKDYITVAGEAMSVDAPDATTVIFNLPAPKPGLIAHFATHYSQPFQPKHFLGQFHPGVDSNADANAQALGFENGYAAIKAYYGNSDWTDTPTPMLSNPDLVAGLPKATYPTLESHIVIADTPEGRHFVANPYFFQVDPTGQQLPYINEFDEVYINDNEVRILKIVNGEIDYKAQSLQLASAPILLENQEKGDYTVHLKPEITIGALGFNVTHEDPAKREVFGNIDFRRAMSIAINRSEMNEIGFFGQGTPRAYTGFSPLPAFADASMETYATEYDPAGANALLDGLGMADTDGDGIRELPNGDKLVLNLNFSTQGIAGQTVELAAQYWRDVGIASVVKEVTPDEYRSAQSSNKLDVSMWRKGQPLAIVLGNNELWVPPYENYFGNRNAMLWAEWIDSNGSAGEEPPAWAKQMMEDINVLQSAAAGSDAFNQAGARMVEHMTKELLFIGTVIAPAPMIHRNNLINFTETKTHSYEYYRTYPYRATQWWLDE; from the coding sequence ATGAAACGTTTATTGCTTTCTGGCGTGGCTGCGATTGCATTGCCGGGTATGGCATTTGCCAATTGCCCCGCGATCACGGTTGCCGATATGGGGGGAGTCGCGGCAGGCGCTTACCCGCAACAATATGATTTGGCCGAGTTCGAGGCTGCGGCCGGATGCACTATGGCGCTTTCGGGAAATCCGGATGCTGCTGCATTAAACGCGCGCATCCAAGGCAATGGCGCTCTGCCAGCTTTGGCGGACCGGTTGCCTTCAGAGCCTTTAGTGATGGTTCCTTATGATGCCGTGGGCCGTTATGGCGGGCAATTAGACGTTTTATCGAATGCGACGGAAGCAGGAACATCTGACTTTTTATCCGTGCGCCATGTTAGCCTTTTGCGTTATTCGGATGATCTTCAGACGATCGTTCCGAATGTGGCGAAATCCTTCGATTGGAATGATGATTTTACCCAGCTGACAATCAAGCTTCGGGAAGGCCATAAGTGGTCGGATGGCGCGCCATTCACCAGCGAAGATATCGTGTTCTATCACGATAATCTAATGTTGGATAAAAATATCTTTGAAACGCCGAAAGATTATATCACCGTCGCAGGTGAGGCGATGAGCGTAGATGCGCCCGACGCCACCACGGTGATTTTCAACTTACCTGCGCCCAAACCCGGCCTGATTGCGCATTTCGCGACACATTATTCGCAACCGTTCCAGCCCAAGCATTTCCTGGGTCAGTTCCACCCAGGTGTTGACTCGAATGCGGATGCCAATGCACAGGCGCTTGGCTTTGAAAATGGCTATGCTGCGATTAAGGCCTATTACGGTAATTCGGATTGGACGGATACGCCAACCCCAATGCTGTCAAACCCGGATCTGGTTGCTGGCCTTCCTAAAGCAACCTATCCTACGCTTGAAAGCCATATCGTAATCGCCGACACCCCCGAAGGACGGCATTTTGTTGCTAACCCTTATTTCTTCCAAGTGGATCCGACTGGCCAGCAATTGCCTTATATCAATGAGTTTGATGAAGTTTACATCAATGATAATGAGGTGCGTATACTTAAGATTGTAAATGGCGAGATCGATTATAAGGCCCAGTCTTTGCAATTGGCTTCAGCACCAATCCTGCTCGAAAACCAAGAAAAAGGCGATTATACGGTTCATTTGAAGCCTGAAATTACCATCGGTGCTTTGGGCTTTAACGTGACCCATGAAGATCCGGCCAAACGCGAGGTTTTTGGTAATATTGATTTCCGGCGGGCGATGTCAATCGCGATCAACCGCAGTGAGATGAACGAAATCGGCTTCTTTGGTCAAGGTACGCCTCGTGCCTATACTGGGTTTTCACCGCTGCCAGCATTTGCTGATGCGTCAATGGAGACCTATGCCACTGAGTATGATCCGGCTGGTGCCAATGCGCTGCTTGACGGGCTTGGCATGGCCGACACGGATGGTGATGGTATTCGCGAATTGCCAAATGGCGATAAGCTTGTCTTGAATCTTAACTTTTCAACTCAAGGGATTGCTGGCCAAACTGTCGAATTAGCGGCGCAATATTGGCGCGATGTCGGCATTGCTTCTGTTGTAAAGGAAGTTACACCGGATGAGTATCGTTCGGCTCAGTCTTCTAATAAACTGGATGTCAGCATGTGGCGCAAAGGTCAGCCTTTGGCGATCGTTCTGGGTAATAATGAGCTATGGGTTCCACCCTATGAAAATTATTTCGGAAACCGCAATGCGATGCTTTGGGCCGAGTGGATTGATTCTAACGGGTCTGCGGGCGAAGAGCCTCCAGCTTGGGCCAAGCAGATGATGGAAGACATCAATGTTCTGCAATCCGCCGCAGCAGGTTCTGATGCTTTCAATCAGGCAGGTGCAAGAATGGTCGAACATATGACCAAAGAATTGTTGTTCATTGGTACGGTGATTGCCCCTGCGCCGATGATTCATCGCAACAATCTGATCAACTTTACCGAAACCAAGACTCATAGTTACGAATATTACCGGACTTATCCTTACCGTGCGACCCAGTGGTGGTTGGACGAGTAA
- a CDS encoding LysR substrate-binding domain-containing protein has translation MRYSQLRAFHFVALHGGFSSAARALNQSQPSLSDHVRQLEQLHDTLLFHREKKHVQLTEAGDELFLLTRQLFDVEEQIELCLSKRQHQLRGKLRVVADSALHITASLSAFRAANPKTFVSVRTGNSEDVLQRLRHYDAEIGVVGNSPSAPDLVEIPMGDAPIVAIMAQDFLPETVQELAFEQLVKWPLVFREKGSSTRRCIEAEAQASGLRLRPVIEVDGREALREVVASGAGIGFVSRAELGNASDIRAVAISGVTLRMKESLVFLSVRRDQPMIRAFLRCIDATHL, from the coding sequence ATGAGATATTCCCAACTTCGCGCCTTTCACTTTGTTGCGTTGCATGGAGGGTTTTCCAGCGCTGCGCGCGCGTTGAACCAAAGCCAGCCCAGCTTATCCGATCACGTACGGCAATTGGAGCAGCTGCATGACACGCTTTTGTTCCATCGTGAAAAAAAACATGTGCAGCTGACCGAAGCTGGGGATGAATTATTTTTGCTGACGCGGCAGTTATTCGATGTGGAAGAGCAAATCGAGCTCTGCTTAAGCAAGCGCCAACACCAGCTGCGGGGCAAGTTGCGGGTGGTGGCAGATTCGGCTTTACATATCACGGCGTCGCTCAGCGCTTTTCGCGCGGCGAACCCGAAAACCTTCGTGTCTGTTCGAACGGGAAATTCGGAAGATGTGCTGCAGCGTTTACGCCATTATGATGCCGAGATTGGCGTGGTGGGCAATAGCCCTTCAGCGCCCGATTTGGTAGAAATTCCGATGGGGGATGCGCCAATTGTCGCAATTATGGCACAAGACTTTTTACCAGAAACGGTTCAAGAGCTTGCGTTTGAGCAGCTTGTAAAATGGCCTTTGGTATTCCGTGAAAAAGGATCAAGTACACGGCGCTGTATCGAAGCAGAGGCGCAGGCCTCTGGGCTGCGTTTGCGCCCGGTGATTGAAGTTGACGGACGTGAGGCGCTGCGCGAGGTGGTGGCATCGGGGGCGGGTATTGGATTTGTCTCGCGCGCCGAATTGGGCAATGCTTCTGATATTCGTGCTGTCGCAATTTCGGGCGTCACGCTGCGCATGAAAGAATCTTTGGTATTTTTATCCGTCCGCCGGGATCAACCCATGATCCGTGCTTTTTTGCGCTGTATTGACGCGACGCATCTGTGA
- a CDS encoding 2-aminoethylphosphonate--pyruvate transaminase encodes MPNTDRFEKLPKPALGEPYLLTPGPLTTAYEVKQEMLKDWGSWDDDFRTMTAQIRTGLLALIGPKADLYDCVPMQGPGSYAVEAMLGSFVPQDGKVLVLANGAYGMRAAATLEYLGRDKVVLDKGDYMPPRGAEVAEILAKDPAITHVMAIHCETSSGILNPIEEIAEATRGAGRKLLIDSMSAFGALALHPAQLGCAAFVSSANKCIEGVPGFSFVIAQTTELQAARGNAHSLSLDVEAQWRVMNDTGQWRFTPPTHVVAAFLKALAAHAAEGGVEARGARYTQNRDIMVSGMRALGFETLLEERWLSPIIVTFFCPADPAFKFSQFYDAMKERGFIIYPGKLTIVDSFRIGCIGQIDTDVMHQLLTAVKAALAQMGVADAAPPRAALNERRKLLA; translated from the coding sequence ATGCCAAACACCGACCGTTTTGAAAAATTACCCAAGCCCGCGCTTGGCGAGCCGTATTTGTTAACGCCAGGGCCGCTCACCACGGCCTATGAAGTAAAACAAGAGATGCTCAAAGATTGGGGCAGTTGGGATGATGATTTTCGCACTATGACAGCGCAGATACGAACAGGTTTGCTGGCGCTGATTGGCCCAAAAGCCGATCTTTATGATTGCGTACCAATGCAAGGCCCTGGATCTTACGCGGTTGAAGCCATGTTGGGCAGTTTTGTACCCCAAGATGGCAAGGTTTTGGTTTTGGCCAATGGCGCGTATGGCATGCGTGCTGCCGCCACATTAGAGTATCTTGGCCGCGATAAAGTCGTTTTAGACAAGGGGGATTATATGCCACCTCGCGGCGCTGAAGTGGCAGAAATTTTAGCAAAGGATCCGGCAATCACCCATGTGATGGCAATTCATTGCGAAACCTCGTCCGGAATTTTAAACCCGATCGAAGAAATTGCCGAAGCAACCCGCGGCGCGGGGCGCAAATTGTTGATTGATTCGATGTCGGCCTTCGGGGCGCTTGCGCTGCACCCCGCCCAGCTTGGATGCGCAGCTTTTGTCTCCTCGGCCAATAAATGTATCGAAGGCGTGCCCGGTTTCAGCTTTGTAATCGCGCAAACCACCGAGTTGCAGGCCGCGCGCGGCAATGCGCATTCTTTAAGCCTTGATGTTGAAGCGCAATGGCGGGTCATGAATGACACCGGGCAATGGCGCTTTACGCCGCCCACGCATGTGGTGGCCGCCTTTTTAAAGGCTTTGGCCGCCCATGCTGCAGAGGGCGGTGTTGAGGCGCGCGGGGCGCGCTACACTCAAAACCGCGATATCATGGTATCGGGCATGCGCGCACTTGGATTTGAAACATTGCTGGAAGAGCGCTGGTTATCGCCAATCATCGTTACATTTTTCTGCCCTGCTGACCCGGCATTTAAATTCAGCCAGTTTTATGATGCGATGAAAGAACGGGGCTTTATTATCTATCCCGGAAAGCTGACAATTGTAGACAGTTTTAGAATCGGGTGTATTGGTCAGATAGACACCGATGTGATGCACCAACTGCTGACTGCGGTGAAAGCCGCATTGGCGCAAATGGGCGTTGCAGATGCGGCCCCGCCGCGCGCCGCGCTTAACGAACGACGCAAATTATTAGCCTAA